One genomic window of Punica granatum isolate Tunisia-2019 chromosome 1, ASM765513v2, whole genome shotgun sequence includes the following:
- the LOC116192308 gene encoding pathogenesis-related protein STH-21-like: protein MLSWTANEDRQTYLIWIGRHLHTRAHFPHLTSQSINTPKGSSSSPHSTTLSSSATPANPTKQSLLVLPISSFPNSDKKMGVICFTQEFTTPITPARMFKALILDSHNIIPKLMPQGIKSIEFVEGDGGAGSIKQTTFPEGGHFKHLKHRIDTLDSENLVCKYTLIEGDVIFDRLEKVVYEVKFEASSTGGCVCKMTSEYHTKGDMELKEEEIKHGKDKAMGLYKVVEEYLVANPDVYA from the exons ATGCTGTCATGGACAGCCAATGAAGACCGTCAAACTTACTTGATATGGATTGGAAGGCATCTCCACACAAGGGCTCATTTTCCTCATTTGACATCTCAATCTATAAATACCCCCAAGGGCTCTTCCTCGTCTCCACACAGTACTACCCTCTCTAGTTCTGCAACTCCAGCCAATCCTACTAAACAATCTTTACTAGTACTTCCCATTTCCTCCTTTCCGAATTCTGACAAGAAGATGGGTGTCATCTGCTTCACCCAAGAGTTCACTACCCCAATCACACCGGCCAGGATGTTCAAGGCTCTGATCCTCGACTCCCACAACATCATCCCCAAGCTCATGCCTCAAGGCATCAAGAGCATTGAGTTCGTCGAGGGAGATGGAGGCGCTGGCAGCATCAAGCAGACCACCTTCCCCGAAG GTGGTCATTTCAAGCACTTGAAGCACAGGATCGACACCCTCGACTCTGAGAACCTTGTTTGCAAGTACACACTGATCGAGGGCGACGTCATATTTGACAGGCTTGAGAAGGTTGTCTACGAAGTCAAGTTTGAGGCCTCCAGCACTGGCGGATGCGTATGCAAGATGACCAGCGAATACCATACCAAGGGAGATATGGAGCTCAAGGAAGAGGAGATCAAGCACGGCAAAGACAAGGCCATGGGACTATACAAGGTGGTCGAGGAATACCTCGTGGCGAATCCTGACGTCTATGCCTAA
- the LOC116194372 gene encoding major strawberry allergen Fra a 1.06-like — translation MGVTCFTQEFTTSVAPSRMFKALILDSHNLIPKIVPQGIKSIEFVEGDGGVGSIKQTNFPEGGHFKCLKHKIDALDTVNYVCKYTLIEGDIIFDKLEKVAYEVKFEASSTGGCVCKMTSEYHTKGDVELKEEEIKQGKDKAMGLYKVVEEYLVANPDLYA, via the exons ATGGGTGTCACCTGCTTCACTCAAGAGTTCACGACCTCGGTCGCACCATCTCGGATGTTCAAGGCCCTCATCCTTGACTCCCACAACCTCATCCCCAAGATTGTTCCACAGGGCATCAAGAGCATCGAGTTTGTTGAGGGCGATGGAGGTGTTGGTAGCATCAAGCAAACCAACTTCCCTGAAG GTGGCCATTTCAAGTGTTTGAAGCACAAGATCGACGCTCTTGACACGGTGAACTATGTCTGCAAATACACCCTGATTGAGGGCGACATCATATTTGATAAGCTTGAGAAGGTCGCCTATGAGGTCAAGTTCGAGGCCTCGAGCACCGGTGGATGCGTCTGCAAGATGACCAGTGAGTACCACACCAAAGGAGATGTGGAACTCAAGGAAGAGGAGATCAAGCAGGGCAAAGACAAGGCCATGGGACTGTACAAGGTTGTCGAGGAATACCTTGTCGCGAATCCCGACCTTTACGCCTAA